A single region of the Neodiprion pinetum isolate iyNeoPine1 chromosome 5, iyNeoPine1.2, whole genome shotgun sequence genome encodes:
- the LOC124220098 gene encoding ankyrin repeat domain-containing protein 54 isoform X1 — protein MTSVDSGVETGNDSNDSSVTHESNVSANFNSPQGSNAGNNNAGSQFSNVEVGPSRPLGLPIASICPGLNTNADGQGTSKPSTSGPLVLHANAEPTKVLEFRIPPMYIEPLYGANGQLLSTTMEILKTNMLWSPQRAGSTYHRKMKLHAMQRKSKFRMKTWQEFQGPLDERKMRLAAATNNIELMRRLLTSGVYPNNHDEQGRSPLHLASSSDIFFRAILRGYTDVVRLLLEHGADPNQRDCLGNTPLHLAAVTSKIAVVTLLLKAGTDVLSSDQHGHNPLQLAQTKLRLLQSFKGSDMNKIKEEVHNVVGMLLAYLQRQKDAREQVEALSTFCSRLSLSNTSDEIQGDVRDLLANIDSLSLAS, from the exons ATGACGTCGGTCGACTCCGGGGTTGAGACTGGTAACGATTCGAACGACAGCTCGGTCACCCACGAAAGCAACGTCTCCGCGAATTTCAACTCTCCCCAGGGATCAAATGCTGGTAACAACAACGCGGGCAGTCAGTTTTCCAATGTTGAAGTTGGACCGTCCCGACCTCTGGGTTTACCCATCGCTTCGATTTGCCCTGGTTTAAACACCAATGCTGATGGTCAAGGTACTTCGAAACCGAGCACCTCAGGACCTTTGGTATTGCACGCCAATGCCGAGCCTACAAAG GTTTTGGAGTTTCGCATACCACCGATGTACATAGAGCCTCTTTATGGAGCGAATGGTCAACTGCTCAGTACAACGATGgagattttgaaaacaa ATATGCTTTGGTCTCCGCAACGGGCAGGATCAACATACCATAGGAAAATGAAACTGCATGCCATGCAGCGCAAATCGAAGTTCAGGATGAAAACGTGGCAGGAGTTTCAAGGGCCTCTCGACGAAAGGAAGATGAGGCTGGCAGCTGCAACAAACAACATTGAACTGATGAGACGACTGTTAACAAGTGGTGTCTATCCCAATAATCACGATGAACAGGGAAGATCCCCTCTCCACTTAGCATCATCCAG cgatattttttttcgcgcaATTTTAAGGGGTTACACGGACGTCGTGCGTCTATTATTGGAACACGGTGCGGATCCGAATCAGCGTGATTGTCTCGGAAACACGCCTCTTCACTTGGCTGCGGTGACGAGTAAAATAGCAGTAGTAACACTCTTGCTGAAAGCAGGAACGGACGTTCTCTCATCTGACCAGCACGGGCACAACCCCCTTCAATTAGCGCAGACAAAGTTGAGATTATTGCAAAGCTTCAAAGGTTCGGACATGAATAAGATCAAAGAAGAAGTGCACAACGTGGTCGGCATGCTGCTCGCCTATTTGCAGAGGCAAAAAGATGCCAGAGAACAGGTCGAGGCTCTCAGCACATTCTGTTCCCGACTATCACTGTCCAATACTTCGGATGAAATTCAAGGCGACGTCAGGGACTTATTGGCTAACATAGATTCTCTCAGTCTTGCAAGTTAG
- the LOC124220098 gene encoding ankyrin repeat domain-containing protein 54 isoform X2: MTSVDSGVETGNDSNDSSVTHESNVSANFNSPQGSNAGNNNAGSQFSNVEVGPSRPLGLPIASICPGLNTNADGQGTSKPSTSGPLVLHANAEPTKVLEFRIPPMYIEPLYGANGQLLSTTMEILKTNMLWSPQRAGSTYHRKMKLHAMQRKSKFRMKTWQEFQGPLDERKMRLAAATNNIELMRRLLTSGVYPNNHDEQGRSPLHLASSRGYTDVVRLLLEHGADPNQRDCLGNTPLHLAAVTSKIAVVTLLLKAGTDVLSSDQHGHNPLQLAQTKLRLLQSFKGSDMNKIKEEVHNVVGMLLAYLQRQKDAREQVEALSTFCSRLSLSNTSDEIQGDVRDLLANIDSLSLAS, from the exons ATGACGTCGGTCGACTCCGGGGTTGAGACTGGTAACGATTCGAACGACAGCTCGGTCACCCACGAAAGCAACGTCTCCGCGAATTTCAACTCTCCCCAGGGATCAAATGCTGGTAACAACAACGCGGGCAGTCAGTTTTCCAATGTTGAAGTTGGACCGTCCCGACCTCTGGGTTTACCCATCGCTTCGATTTGCCCTGGTTTAAACACCAATGCTGATGGTCAAGGTACTTCGAAACCGAGCACCTCAGGACCTTTGGTATTGCACGCCAATGCCGAGCCTACAAAG GTTTTGGAGTTTCGCATACCACCGATGTACATAGAGCCTCTTTATGGAGCGAATGGTCAACTGCTCAGTACAACGATGgagattttgaaaacaa ATATGCTTTGGTCTCCGCAACGGGCAGGATCAACATACCATAGGAAAATGAAACTGCATGCCATGCAGCGCAAATCGAAGTTCAGGATGAAAACGTGGCAGGAGTTTCAAGGGCCTCTCGACGAAAGGAAGATGAGGCTGGCAGCTGCAACAAACAACATTGAACTGATGAGACGACTGTTAACAAGTGGTGTCTATCCCAATAATCACGATGAACAGGGAAGATCCCCTCTCCACTTAGCATCATCCAG GGGTTACACGGACGTCGTGCGTCTATTATTGGAACACGGTGCGGATCCGAATCAGCGTGATTGTCTCGGAAACACGCCTCTTCACTTGGCTGCGGTGACGAGTAAAATAGCAGTAGTAACACTCTTGCTGAAAGCAGGAACGGACGTTCTCTCATCTGACCAGCACGGGCACAACCCCCTTCAATTAGCGCAGACAAAGTTGAGATTATTGCAAAGCTTCAAAGGTTCGGACATGAATAAGATCAAAGAAGAAGTGCACAACGTGGTCGGCATGCTGCTCGCCTATTTGCAGAGGCAAAAAGATGCCAGAGAACAGGTCGAGGCTCTCAGCACATTCTGTTCCCGACTATCACTGTCCAATACTTCGGATGAAATTCAAGGCGACGTCAGGGACTTATTGGCTAACATAGATTCTCTCAGTCTTGCAAGTTAG
- the LOC124220101 gene encoding uncharacterized protein — translation MNIKNCRMLPSSGREKTERFLSEKIGRIEERKNTAEKMRDEVKMDANRLIAEVYKRPALWNQRHISYHNREVTNRVWMEIATIFKLPQPVLKAKWKGLRDTFRAELKKEQVYRKSKYHRNRPVWIHYKNLQFLKEQMLPRPPIWERNRRENVEETDTSENENLLQEDTQEALSEHVMSIDGNDSGKVDSVNQVEVKQEPEENFENLEFQSVSENFADNEMMLQNISPEQVLMGGSDSNISLTVDPLEASRCDDNYYFLMSLLPHIRTLPAEKRMWLRIQMQELVYKEVYKKSNADGAEVTKSS, via the exons ATGAATATCAAGAACTGTCGAATGCTTCCGAGTTcggggagagaaaaaacggagcgatttttatcggaaaaaataGGCCGAATAGAAGAACGGAAGAATACGGCAGAAAAAATGAGGGACGAAGTGAAAATGGACGCGAATCGCTTGATAGCTGAAGTTTACAAGAGACCGGCCCTCTGGAACCAAAGACACATTTCCTACCATAACCGCGAAGTAACTAACCGCGTTTGGATGGAAATTGCCACGATTTTTAAGCTTCCAC AACCAGTCCTTAAGGCGAAATGGAAGGGACTGAGAGACACTTTCCGAGCAGAATTGAAGAAAGAACAAGTGTACCGAAAGAGTAAATACCATAGAAATCGTCCGGTGTGGATACATTACAAGAATCTTCAATTTCTGAAGGAACAAATGTTACCACGACCGCCGATTTGGGAAAGAAATAGGCGCGAAAACGTCGAGGAAACCGATACGagtgagaatgaaaatttattgcaagaGGATACCCAGGAGGCACTCTCCGAGCACGTCATGTCAATAGACGGAAACGACTCTGGTAAAGTGGATTCTGTAAACCAAGTCGAGGTCAAGCAAGAGCCAGaagagaattttgaaaatcttgaatttcAAAGTGTCTCGGAAAATTTCGCTGACAACGAAATGATGCTCCAAAATATTTCTCCTGAACAAGTCCTGATGGGTGGGTCAGATTCGAATATCAGTTTGACCGTTGATCCGTTAGAAGCAAGTCGATGCGATGataattactattttttaatGAGCCTACTTCCCCACATTCGAACTCTACCCGCGGAAAAAAGAATGTGGCTGCGAATCCAAATGCAGGAATTGGTGTATAAAGAGGTTTATAAAAAAAGCAATGCTGATGGAGCGGAAGTGACCAAAAGTTCGTGa
- the Sk2 gene encoding sphingosine kinase 1 isoform X3 translates to MPTQTNAKDATASWRLIRSPSDRQTCPGEDRKLLVLLNPKSGPGRARETFQRRVHPILSEAEKSYEIHITKYPNYARDFVRSKDIYQWSGLLMVGGDGIIFEVVNGLFERPDWEKAMNQLPLGIIPCGSGNGLAKSIAHAAQEPFDLNPMLISTLSVVKCRKTPMDLVRVETRNQILFSFLSVGWGLLSDIDIESEKLRAIGGQRFTIWSLARLIGLRTYKGKVSFLPYDKPIPKENGTTGNGFQKDRQPDIGKISHSKSYGDQLDRYSTICESRSYHDAIDGDQIPDAQERINGLDANVDEVITESLSLETGNHRRRLDSFYSVTSKKSTYYSTGGLSSYQSFSESQSAELGSGESENRIMYGPASTLPALTAALPSTWTQVEGDFIMVHASYQTHLGQDFLFAPRAKLADGVIWLLVIRAGITRAHLLQFLLGLSNGSHLNCPGVEMIPVKAFRIEPAEGMIGYLTVDGEAVDYGPLQAEVFPSLANVMST, encoded by the exons atgccaactcaAACTAACGCGAAG GACGCCACCGCCAGCTGGCGCCTCATTCGATCTCCGTCAGATCGGCAAA CGTGTCCGGGAGAAGATCGAAAGCTGTTGGTGCTACTGAATCCGAAATCGGGACCAGGCAGGGCGAGAGAAACGTTCCAACGGAGAGTTCATCCGATTTTATCGGAGGCCGAGAAATCGTACGAGATCCATATCACGAAGTACCCAAATTACGCCAGGGACTTTGTCAGGTCGAAGGATATTTACCAATGGAGCGGCTTGCTGATGGTCGGTGGCGATGGTATCATATTCGAAGTCGTCAATGGACTATTCGAAAGGCCGGACTGGGAGAAAGCCATGAATCAATTACCTCTCGGCATCATCCCTTGCGGATCCGGAAACGGCCTCGCCAAGTCCATCGCACATGCCGCGCA AGAACCGTTTGACCTGAATCCAATGCTTATCAGTACTCTATCAGTCGTTAAGTGTAGAAAAACACCTATGGACTTAGTGCGAGTGGAGACAAGGAATCAG ATACTGTTCTCGTTCCTCTCCGTCGGCTGGGGTTTGTTATCCGATATTGACATCGAGAGCGAAAAACTCCGTGCTATCGGTGGTCAAAGGTTTACCATTTGGAGCCTGGCACGACTAATCGGGCTCAGAACGTACAAAGGCAAAGTGTCTTTCCTGCCGTACGACAAGCCAATTCCAAAAGAGAACGGCACCACCGGCAACGGATTTCAGAAAGATCGGCAACCCGACATCGGCAAAATTTCTCATTCAAAAAGCTACGGGGATCAACTAGACCG GTACTCGACTATCTGCGAATCCAGGAGTTACCACGACGCGATTGACGGCGATCAGATCCCAGATGCTCAGGAGAGGATAAACGGCCTGGACGCCAATGTCGACGAAGTTATAACTGAGAGCCTATCTCTAGAAACTGGGAATCACAGAAGGAGGCTCGACAGCTTCTACTCGGTTACTTCAAAAAAGTCTACATACTACAGTACTGGGGGTCTCTCCAGTTATCAGAGTTTCTCTGAATCGCAGAGCGCCGAATTAG GCAGTGGTGAAAGTGAGAATCGAATTATGTACGGCCCAGCATCGACGTTGCCAGCATTGACCGCAGCGCTTCCTTCAACGTGGACTCAAGTCGAAG GGGATTTCATAATGGTCCACGCCTCCTATCAGACGCATCTCGGACAGGATTTCCTCTTCGCGCCTCGTGCTAAATTGGCTGACGGTGTAATTTGGCTGCTTGTTATTAGAGCGGGTATCACCAGGGCACATCTTCTGCAG TTTCTATTAGGTCTAAGCAACGGTTCCCACCTCAACTGCCCTGGGGTTGAAATGATTCCTGTAAAAGCATTCCGAATAGAACCAGCCGAAGGTATGATCGGTTACTTGACGGTCGATGGGGAGGCCGTAGATTATGGACCGCTTCAAGCCGAAGTATTTCCATCCTTAGCGAACGTTATGAGCACatga
- the Sk2 gene encoding sphingosine kinase 1 isoform X2: MVHRSKIKLISNDATASWRLIRSPSDRQTCPGEDRKLLVLLNPKSGPGRARETFQRRVHPILSEAEKSYEIHITKYPNYARDFVRSKDIYQWSGLLMVGGDGIIFEVVNGLFERPDWEKAMNQLPLGIIPCGSGNGLAKSIAHAAQEPFDLNPMLISTLSVVKCRKTPMDLVRVETRNQILFSFLSVGWGLLSDIDIESEKLRAIGGQRFTIWSLARLIGLRTYKGKVSFLPYDKPIPKENGTTGNGFQKDRQPDIGKISHSKSYGDQLDRYSTICESRSYHDAIDGDQIPDAQERINGLDANVDEVITESLSLETGNHRRRLDSFYSVTSKKSTYYSTGGLSSYQSFSESQSAELGSGESENRIMYGPASTLPALTAALPSTWTQVEGDFIMVHASYQTHLGQDFLFAPRAKLADGVIWLLVIRAGITRAHLLQFLLGLSNGSHLNCPGVEMIPVKAFRIEPAEGMIGYLTVDGEAVDYGPLQAEVFPSLANVMST; this comes from the exons ATGGTCCATcggtcgaaaataaaattaatttcaaac GACGCCACCGCCAGCTGGCGCCTCATTCGATCTCCGTCAGATCGGCAAA CGTGTCCGGGAGAAGATCGAAAGCTGTTGGTGCTACTGAATCCGAAATCGGGACCAGGCAGGGCGAGAGAAACGTTCCAACGGAGAGTTCATCCGATTTTATCGGAGGCCGAGAAATCGTACGAGATCCATATCACGAAGTACCCAAATTACGCCAGGGACTTTGTCAGGTCGAAGGATATTTACCAATGGAGCGGCTTGCTGATGGTCGGTGGCGATGGTATCATATTCGAAGTCGTCAATGGACTATTCGAAAGGCCGGACTGGGAGAAAGCCATGAATCAATTACCTCTCGGCATCATCCCTTGCGGATCCGGAAACGGCCTCGCCAAGTCCATCGCACATGCCGCGCA AGAACCGTTTGACCTGAATCCAATGCTTATCAGTACTCTATCAGTCGTTAAGTGTAGAAAAACACCTATGGACTTAGTGCGAGTGGAGACAAGGAATCAG ATACTGTTCTCGTTCCTCTCCGTCGGCTGGGGTTTGTTATCCGATATTGACATCGAGAGCGAAAAACTCCGTGCTATCGGTGGTCAAAGGTTTACCATTTGGAGCCTGGCACGACTAATCGGGCTCAGAACGTACAAAGGCAAAGTGTCTTTCCTGCCGTACGACAAGCCAATTCCAAAAGAGAACGGCACCACCGGCAACGGATTTCAGAAAGATCGGCAACCCGACATCGGCAAAATTTCTCATTCAAAAAGCTACGGGGATCAACTAGACCG GTACTCGACTATCTGCGAATCCAGGAGTTACCACGACGCGATTGACGGCGATCAGATCCCAGATGCTCAGGAGAGGATAAACGGCCTGGACGCCAATGTCGACGAAGTTATAACTGAGAGCCTATCTCTAGAAACTGGGAATCACAGAAGGAGGCTCGACAGCTTCTACTCGGTTACTTCAAAAAAGTCTACATACTACAGTACTGGGGGTCTCTCCAGTTATCAGAGTTTCTCTGAATCGCAGAGCGCCGAATTAG GCAGTGGTGAAAGTGAGAATCGAATTATGTACGGCCCAGCATCGACGTTGCCAGCATTGACCGCAGCGCTTCCTTCAACGTGGACTCAAGTCGAAG GGGATTTCATAATGGTCCACGCCTCCTATCAGACGCATCTCGGACAGGATTTCCTCTTCGCGCCTCGTGCTAAATTGGCTGACGGTGTAATTTGGCTGCTTGTTATTAGAGCGGGTATCACCAGGGCACATCTTCTGCAG TTTCTATTAGGTCTAAGCAACGGTTCCCACCTCAACTGCCCTGGGGTTGAAATGATTCCTGTAAAAGCATTCCGAATAGAACCAGCCGAAGGTATGATCGGTTACTTGACGGTCGATGGGGAGGCCGTAGATTATGGACCGCTTCAAGCCGAAGTATTTCCATCCTTAGCGAACGTTATGAGCACatga
- the LOC124220098 gene encoding ankyrin repeat domain-containing protein 54 isoform X3, protein MTSVDSGVETGNDSNDSSVTHESNVSANFNSPQGSNAGNNNAGSQFSNVEVGPSRPLGLPIASICPGLNTNADGQGTSKPSTSGPLVLHANAEPTKVLEFRIPPMYIEPLYGANGQLLSTTMEILKTRSTYHRKMKLHAMQRKSKFRMKTWQEFQGPLDERKMRLAAATNNIELMRRLLTSGVYPNNHDEQGRSPLHLASSSDIFFRAILRGYTDVVRLLLEHGADPNQRDCLGNTPLHLAAVTSKIAVVTLLLKAGTDVLSSDQHGHNPLQLAQTKLRLLQSFKGSDMNKIKEEVHNVVGMLLAYLQRQKDAREQVEALSTFCSRLSLSNTSDEIQGDVRDLLANIDSLSLAS, encoded by the exons ATGACGTCGGTCGACTCCGGGGTTGAGACTGGTAACGATTCGAACGACAGCTCGGTCACCCACGAAAGCAACGTCTCCGCGAATTTCAACTCTCCCCAGGGATCAAATGCTGGTAACAACAACGCGGGCAGTCAGTTTTCCAATGTTGAAGTTGGACCGTCCCGACCTCTGGGTTTACCCATCGCTTCGATTTGCCCTGGTTTAAACACCAATGCTGATGGTCAAGGTACTTCGAAACCGAGCACCTCAGGACCTTTGGTATTGCACGCCAATGCCGAGCCTACAAAG GTTTTGGAGTTTCGCATACCACCGATGTACATAGAGCCTCTTTATGGAGCGAATGGTCAACTGCTCAGTACAACGATGgagattttgaaaacaa GATCAACATACCATAGGAAAATGAAACTGCATGCCATGCAGCGCAAATCGAAGTTCAGGATGAAAACGTGGCAGGAGTTTCAAGGGCCTCTCGACGAAAGGAAGATGAGGCTGGCAGCTGCAACAAACAACATTGAACTGATGAGACGACTGTTAACAAGTGGTGTCTATCCCAATAATCACGATGAACAGGGAAGATCCCCTCTCCACTTAGCATCATCCAG cgatattttttttcgcgcaATTTTAAGGGGTTACACGGACGTCGTGCGTCTATTATTGGAACACGGTGCGGATCCGAATCAGCGTGATTGTCTCGGAAACACGCCTCTTCACTTGGCTGCGGTGACGAGTAAAATAGCAGTAGTAACACTCTTGCTGAAAGCAGGAACGGACGTTCTCTCATCTGACCAGCACGGGCACAACCCCCTTCAATTAGCGCAGACAAAGTTGAGATTATTGCAAAGCTTCAAAGGTTCGGACATGAATAAGATCAAAGAAGAAGTGCACAACGTGGTCGGCATGCTGCTCGCCTATTTGCAGAGGCAAAAAGATGCCAGAGAACAGGTCGAGGCTCTCAGCACATTCTGTTCCCGACTATCACTGTCCAATACTTCGGATGAAATTCAAGGCGACGTCAGGGACTTATTGGCTAACATAGATTCTCTCAGTCTTGCAAGTTAG